A genomic segment from Torulaspora delbrueckii CBS 1146 chromosome 3, complete genome encodes:
- the MDM36 gene encoding Mdm36p (similar to Saccharomyces cerevisiae MDM36 (YPR083W); ancestral locus Anc_3.387) yields the protein MNEDYKKNDPIVSIFHQTTDGEKLDKEAVRSWIDSQPQNDEDIKNCETVLKIYTDLLKTEFYMDKSWDIQTLTKSVLVKFELVANDQGLVNQNESDSFYRDIALKCIKDCDRLSHRLQKYQKNLDSIRTYLYSAQLRLLQDSLTCLLEIWFTCNKELCLLKNKVAGIFIRSKVLLIDQELESLKFQLSDTTIISSYRSFMKILIEQLRDSEISRDQSTFDECLQVFLDIEAMYSSLNFNWLLTDNKSLQDSLSLSPQEVRHFEDNELDSISPYSMDSLNDHSRSSSVSGSTEFSLMMERTNLSKELPSLLTAFNNAKRLEQEIENVRTTPASSQTSTSIPHHQQHFLPSSIQFKSKLMMMNLQQNSLNHFVQPNPNFKSMNRSGDFFKNLHGSSSGSNRN from the coding sequence ATGAATGAAGATTATAAGAAAAACGATCCTATCGTTTCGATATTTCACCAGACAACAGATGGTGAGAAACTGGATAAAGAGGCAGTACGATCATGGATTGATTCACAACCACAaaacgatgaagatataAAAAATTGCGAGACGGTTTTAAAGATCTACACGGACCTTTTGAAGACGGAGTTTTATATGGACAAATCGTGGGATATCCAGACTTTGACCAAAAGTGTACTGGTGAAATTTGAGCTTGTGGCTAACGACCAAGGCCTAGTGAACCAGAATGAAAGCGACTCCTTTTATAGGGACATTGCACTGAAATGCATAAAAGACTGTGATAGACTTTCGCACCGATTACAAAAGTATCAGAAAAATCTAGATTCCATTCGAACTTACCTTTACTCTGCGCAGCTTCGTTTATTACAGGATTCGCTCACTTGTCTGCTTGAAATATGGTTCACTTGCAACAAGGAGCTGTgtctgttgaagaacaaggtAGCTGGGATCTTCATACGATCCAAGGTCCTACTCATCGATCAGGAGcttgaatctttgaagttccAGCTGTCGGACACCACCATTATAAGTTCTTACAGATCATTCATGAAGATTCTGATAGAACAGTTACGCGACTCCGAAATTTCTCGCGATCAATCAACATTTGACGAATGCCTTCAAGTATTTCTAGATATCGAGGCAATGTATAGTTCGTTGAACTTCAATTGGCTGCTGACGGATAATAAATCTTTACAGGACTCACTTTCTCTGAGCCCTCAGGAAGTACgacattttgaagataacgAATTGGATTCTATATCACCTTACTCCATGGATTCGCTAAATGaccattcaagaagttcatcTGTATCTGGCTCCACGGAAttctcattgatgatgGAGAGAACAAACCTTTCGAAAGAACTACCTTCGTTACTCACAGCTTTCAATAACGCCAAAAGgcttgaacaagaaattgagaatGTGCGTACAACGCCAGCAAGTTCCCAAACATCAACTAGCATACCGcatcatcaacagcatTTCCTACCTTCCTCAATTCAATTTAAATCAAAActtatgatgatgaacctACAACAAAATAGTCTAAACCATTTTGTCCAACCGAATCccaatttcaaatcgatgaatAGAAGCGGcgacttcttcaagaacctGCATGGCTCGAGCAGTGGCTCGAACAGGAATTAA
- the CBP6 gene encoding Cbp6p (similar to Saccharomyces cerevisiae CBP6 (YBR120C); ancestral locus Anc_3.380) produces MSLQQPVREAAKQLVGVLEKFPAERIRHIVSFKSSQIGRFKRVAGLSGTDGWNESKKASIDEIKDIISRTSAPLGLQKDLLKKMQAAIPEDNLSEQSIKEQIRALNTLMSNKYKTYYDVGDKLYKPAGRPNYYQRILDEVQGKQKETFFSAFRTVVFGK; encoded by the coding sequence ATGTCATTGCAACAACCAGTTAGAGAGGCAGCCAAGCAATTGGTTGGTGTTTTGGAGAAGTTCCCAGCCGAAAGAATAAGACACATTGTATCGTTCAAGAGCTCACAAATCGGAAGATTCAAGAGAGTAGCCGGACTAAGTGGTACTGATGGCTGGAATGAGAGTAAGAAGGCATCGATCGATGAGATAAAAGATATCATCAGTAGAACATCGGCGCCATTGGGTTTACAGAAGgatctgttgaagaaaatgcaaGCTGCTATACCGGAGGATAATTTGAGTGAACAAAgtatcaaagaacaaatcAGGGCATTGAATACTTTGATGAGTAACAAATATAAGACTTATTATGATGTTGGTGATAAACTGTACAAACCTGCAGGTAGACCAAACTattatcaaagaattcTGGATGAAGTGCAAGGTAAGCAGAAGGAGAcattcttttcagctttcaGGACCGTTGTATTTGGTAAGTGA
- the DUR3 gene encoding Dur3p has product MSEVRIPLPQGAGYAVVIGLGFVFAGGMILTTFILRRYQKEIVTSEEFSTAGRSVKTGLISAAVVSSWTWAATLLQSSTQAYKNGVSGPYFYAAGAMCQIVLFAFIAIKAKQKAPEAHTYLEIVKARYGPAAHAVYIFFAFATNVLVTAMLLAGGSATISSLTGMNTVACIFLLPVGVMIYTMFGGIKATFLTDYIHTIAIIVIILTFAFTAYATGDELGSPSKIWEMVTQAAINHPVEGNAYGSYLTMNSKSGGKFFVINIVGNFGSVWLDNGYWNKAIASSPAAALPGYVLGGLAWFAIPWLTATTMGLACLALESSPSFPTYPNRLSSEAVSAGLALPSAATALMGKGGAVATLILVFMAVTSAMSAELISVSSIFTYDIYKGYVNPQADGKKLIFTSHAAVVVFSVAMSGFATGLYYAGISMGYLYELMGVIISSAVLPTALTLLSKKQNLHAVVISPILGTGVAIMAWLVCTKKKFGSITVDNTFEDDAMLTGNVVALLSPVVFIPILTWIFKPQNFDWQKLKTIKSVDENPELEDAIQPISSVVHNQSESSSLDGEKMKPVKSQVSEIVGDLIDDRRLMELEEEEENRLKRASKIAGYLCLFLCIAMLVVWPMPMYGSKYVFSKKFFTGWVVVGFIWIFFTAFMVIIFPLYEGREGIYTSLRGIYWDLTGQSHKLIEWQNDHPEQLHAVQSQMSAEIRRRRRIGNIDDNLD; this is encoded by the coding sequence ATGTCTGAAGTTCGCATCCCTCTGCCACAAGGAGCAGGATATGCAGTTGTCATTGGGCTGGGGTTTGTTTTCGCCGGTGGTATGATCTTGACAACGTTCATCCTGCGCAGGTACCAAAAGGAAATTGTCACATCTGAAGAGTTTTCTACCGCTGGTCGTTCGGTCAAGACTGGTTTGATCTCTGCAGCAGTTGTCTCATCATGGACATGGGCTGCCACTTTATTACAATCGTCAACTCAGGCTTACAAGAATGGGGTTTCTGGTCCTTACTTCTATGCTGCAGGTGCAATGTGTCAAATTGTATTATTCGCATTCATCGCTATTAAGGCCAAGCAAAAGGCTCCGGAGGCTCACACATATTTGGAAATCGTTAAAGCAAGATACGGTCCTGCAGCTCATGCCGTAtatatcttctttgcatttgCAACAAACGTTTTAGTGACCGCTATGTTACTCGCTGGTGGGTCAGCAACTATTAGCAGCTTAACTGGTATGAATACCGTGGCTTGTATCTTTTTGCTGCCAGTCGGTGTTATGATCTACACAATGTTTGGTGGTATCAAAGCTACTTTCCTAACAGATTACATTCACACCATTGCCAttatcgtcatcatcttgacaTTTGCGTTCACCGCTTACGCTACAGGTGACGAATTGGGTTCACCTAGTaaaatttgggaaatgGTTACGCAAGCCGCTATCAATCACCCAGTCGAAGGAAATGCTTATGGATCTTACTTGACTATGAATTCGAAATCGGGCGGTAAgttcttcgtcatcaacATTGTCGGTAACTTTGGATCCGTTTGGCTAGATAATGGTTACTGGAATAAGGCTATCGCATCATCTCCAGCTGCCGCTTTGCCCGGTTATGTTCTCGGTGGTTTAGCGTGGTTTGCTATTCCATGGCTGACTGCTACCACTATGGGTTTAGCTTGTCTCGCTTTGGaatcttcaccatcttTCCCAACCTACCCTAACAGGCTGAGCTCTGAAGCTGTTTCTGCCGGTTTGGCATTGCCAAGTGCTGCGACTGCATTGATGGGTAAGGGAGGTGCAGTGGCTACTTTGATCCTAGTCTTCATGGCAGTCACTTCTGCTATGTCAGCAGAACTAATCTCCGTCTCATCTATCTTCACTTACGATATTTACAAGGGCTACGTCAATCCACAAGCGGATGGTAAGAAGTTGATCTTCACGTCACATGCCGCTGTCGTCGTATTCTCAGTAGCCATGTCCGGCTTTGCTACTGGTTTGTACTATGCTGGAATTTCCATGGGTTACCTTTACGAGTTGATGGGTGTCATCATCTCTTCTGCCGTGCTGCCTACAGCTTTAACACTACTCTCGAAGAAGCAGAATTTGCATGCTGTTGTAATATCCCCAATTCTTGGTACTGGTGTGGCCATCATGGCTTGGTTGGTTTGTACCAAGAAAAAGTTCGGATCTATCACGGTCGATaacacttttgaagatgatgccATGCTAACCGGTAATGTCGTTGCCTTGCTATCTCCAGTTGTTTTCATTCCAATTTTAACCTGGATTTTCAAGCCACAGAATTTCGACTGGCAAAAGCTAAAAACTATCAAGAGCGTCGATGAGAATCCCGAATTGGAAGACGCTATTCAACCAATCTCGAGTGTTGTTCATAATCAAAGCGAAAGTTCCTCACTGGATGGGGAAAAGATGAAACCAGTAAAATCTCAGGTATCAGAAATTGTCGGAGACCTTATCGATGATCGCCGTTTGATGGAGCTCGAAGAGGAGGAGGAAAACAGATTGAAAAGGGCTTCCAAGATCGCAGGATATCTGTGCCTGTTCCTCTGTATCGCTATGTTGGTTGTTTGGCCAATGCCGATGTATGGCTCCAAGTACGTGTtttcgaagaagttttTCACAGGTTGGGTTGTGGTTGGTTTCATttggatcttcttcaccgcTTTCATGGTTATCATCTTTCCATTGTACGAGGGAAGAGAAGGGATTTACACGTCTTTGCGTGGTATTTATTGGGATCTGACCGGTCAGTCCCACAAGCTGATTGAATGGCAAAATGATCATCCAGAACAGCTGCATGCCGTGCAGAGTCAAATGTCAGCTGAAATTCGCAGACGTAGAAGGATTGGGAACATAGATGACAATCTTGACTAA
- the MUD1 gene encoding Mud1p (similar to Saccharomyces cerevisiae MUD1 (YBR119W); ancestral locus Anc_3.379) → MQLNTLYLRNLPRRPRSNTNFIRLLLKHIDNDNKYVNSSIPLPRNETIGNANLQLLDTHLGIVEVSRSVKLENQCFITFIDDQHAAQFKEKFQQLKVGGRDVDIQFAEKNSLLGLALINQDLLQSVLKRRKKSDLSVARQRRKLRRLRSKLRGKGLDEGEIRKAIEKFKDTTVEVKPRKIKDVVISGNPPNKVLLVQNLPHATTQETITELFHSSSLVEIRLVDVRHLAFVEYSSIEDATAMRNKLGPTYSWNGHLINIEFAK, encoded by the coding sequence ATGCAATTGAACACACTGTATTTGAGGAATCTACCGAGACGTCCACGTAGTAATACGAATTTTATTAGACTACTGTTGAAGCACATCGATAACGATAACAAATACGTGAATTCCTCCATTCCattgccaagaaatgaaacGATAGGTAACGCAAATTTGCAATTGCTAGATACCCATCTTGGTATAGTTGAAGTTTCCAGATCTGTCAAGTTGGAAAACCAATGTTTTATCACTTTCATCGATGACCAGCATGCAGCACAGTTCAAGGAGAAGTTTCAGCAGCTGAAGGTCGGTGGTCGTGATGTGGATATTCAGTTTGCAGAAAAGAACTCGTTGCTTGGATTGGCACTAATAAATCAGGATCTATTACAGTCAGTGTTGAAGAGACGTAAAAAGTCTGATTTGTCGGTAGCGAGACAACGTAGAAAGTTGAGGAGACTGAGGAGTAAACTACGAGGCAAGGGTCTTGATGAAGGAGAAATTCGTAAAGCCATCGAAAAGTTCAAGGATACGACTGTGGAAGtgaaaccaagaaagatcaaagatgttGTTATTAGTGGGAACCCACCTAACAAGGTGCTACTGGTGCAGAATTTGCCCCACGCCACAACACAAGAAACTATTACAGAACTCTTTCACTCGTCATCGTTGGTTGAAATTCGTCTTGTTGATGTACGACACTTGGCATTCGTCGAATATTCTTCCATCGAAGATGCTACTGCGATGAGGAATAAACTCGGACCTACTTACTCATGGAATGGTCATCTAATAAATATTGAATTTGCTAAATAG
- the PTC4 gene encoding type 2C protein phosphatase PTC4 (similar to Saccharomyces cerevisiae PTC4 (YBR125C); ancestral locus Anc_3.385), with protein sequence MGQLLSHPLTEKEIEYNDYKYLTQGHSANPGHRKGNTKVPFFYNCVGSMQGYRLTQEDAHLILNEDKALLVNFYNPFTNHSEQLTLSIFALFDGHGGDECSSFLSGEHHQSPKNGISHWIAYSFENHRYGALLDDSSEQPLEDGDGVSHSGPKVSPSNAKRGFRTLQGLICQVIKDAFFLQDQELYKHFANNSCGSTAVVSIIINHEDLYVANCGDSRCILSSKALGIKTMSFDHKPQHIGELLRINDGGGTVSLGRVGGVLALSRAFSDFQFKRGVMYSQNSSHSKSHHNMGIPPQESQVTVEPDVLMHKINYSKDEFMILGCDGIWDIYSNKQLVQFIKYHLTLGVNLEGIVIKLLDHGIAQANSNTGVGFDNMTAIIVALNKPGESLAEWYAKMKARLERERGLS encoded by the coding sequence ATGGGTCAATTACTCTCTCATCCTCTGACAGAGAAGGAGATAGAATACAATGATTACAAATACCTTACGCAAGGGCATTCAGCAAATCCAGGTCATCGAAAGGGAAATACAAAAGTACCCTTTTTTTACAATTGTGTCGGATCCATGCAAGGTTACAGATTGACTCAAGAAGATGCCCACTTGATTCTTAACGAAGATAAGGCTTTGCTTGTGAACTTTTACAATCCGTTCACGAATCACTCGGAACAATTGACACTGAGCATATTTGCATTGTTTGATGGCCATGGAGGCGATGAGTGTTCCAGTTTTTTGAGCGGTGAACATCATCAAAGCCCAAAGAATGGCATTTCCCATTGGATAGCATACTCATTTGAGAACCATCGATATGGTGCACTACTAGACGACTCTAGTGAGCAACCACTTGAAGATGGCGATGGTGTTTCACATTCAGGACCAAAGGTCAGTCCGTCCAATGCTAAAAGAGGCTTTAGGACACTTCAAGGGTTGATTTGCCAGGTGATAAAGGATGCATTTTTCCTTCAGGATCAAGAGCTTTACAAgcattttgcaaataaCTCTTGCGGATCAACAGCGGTGGTTTCTATCATAATCAATCATGAGGATCTTTACGTAGCTAATTGCGGTGATTCTCGCTGCATTCTATCGTCAAAGGCCCTTGGTATCAAGACTATGTCCTTCGATCACAAGCCCCAACATATTGGAGAATTATTGCGGATAAACGATGGTGGGGGTACAGTGTCTCTAGGAAGAGTTGGTGGTGTATTAGCACTGAGTAGGGCCTTCAGTGATTTCCAATTCAAAAGAGGGGTCATGTACAGTCAGAATTCATCACACTCAAAATCTCATCACAATATGGGTATTCCACCGCAGGAGTCTCAAGTAACGGTTGAACCCGATGTCCTTATGCACAAGATTAATTACTCTAAGGATGAGTTCATGATCTTAGGGTGTGACGGTATATGGGATATCTACAGTAATAAgcaattggttcaatttatcaaataTCATCTGACGTTGGGAGTGAACCTGGAAGGAATTGTAATAAAACTACTAGATCATGGAATTGCTCAGGCAAACAGTAACACCGGTGTTGGGTTCGACAACATGACAGCTATCATAGTGGCTCTAAACAAACCAGGAGAATCCTTGGCAGAATGGTATGCGAAGATGAAGGCACGTCTCGAGCGCGAGCGTGGACTCAGTTAG
- the TDEL0C05190 gene encoding elongation factor 1-alpha (similar to Saccharomyces cerevisiae TEF2 (YBR118W) and TEF1 (YPR080W); ancestral locus Anc_3.378), with translation MGKDKSHVNVVVIGHVDSGKSTTTGHLIYKCGGIDKRTIEKFEKEAAELGKGSFKYAWVLDKLKAERERGITIDIALWKFETPKYQVTVIDAPGHRDFIKNMITGTSQADCAILIIAGGVGEFEAGISKDGQTREHALLAYTLGVRSLIVAVNKMDSVKWDESRFQEIVKETSNFIKKVGYNPKNVPFVPISGWNGDNMIEATTNAPWYKGWEKETKSGVVKGKTLLEAIDSIEPPARPTDKPLRLPLQDVYKIGGIGTVPVGRVETGVIKPGMVVTFAPAGVTTEVKSVEMHHEQLEAGLPGDNVGFNVKNVSVKEIRRGNVCGDSKNDPPKASESFNATVIVLNHPGQISAGYSPVLDCHTAHIACRFDELLEKNDRRSGKKLEDSPKFLKSGDAALVKFIPSKPMCVEAFTDYPPLGRFAVRDMRQTVAVGVIKSVVKTDKAGKVTKAAVKAAKK, from the coding sequence ATGGGTAAAGATAAGTCTCACGTTAACGTTGTCGTCATCGGTCACGTCGATTCCGGTAAGTCTACTACCACCGGTCACTTGATTTACAAGTGTGGTGGTATTGACAAGAGAACCATCGAAAAGTTCGAGAAGGAAGCCGCCGAATTGGGTAAGGGTTCTTTCAAGTACGCTTGGGTTTTGGACAAGTTGAAGgctgaaagagaaagaggtATCACTATCGATATTGCTTTGTGGAAGTTCGAGACTCCAAAGTACCAAGTTACCGTTATCGATGCTCCAGGTCACagagatttcatcaagaacatgATCACTGGTACTTCCCAGGCTGATTGTGCTATTTTGATTATCGCTGGTGGTGTTGGTGAATTCGAAGCTGGTATCTCCAAGGATGGTCAAACCAGAGAACACGCTTTGTTGGCTTACACTTTGGGTGTTAGATCTTTGATTGTTGCTGTCAACAAGATGGACTCCGTCAAATGGGACGAATCcagattccaagaaattgtcaagGAGACTTCtaacttcatcaagaaggtTGGTTACAACCCAAAGAATGTTCCATTCGTCCCAATCTCTGGTTGGAACGGTGACAACATGATTGAAGCTACCACCAACGCTCCATGGTACAAGGGTTGGGAAAAGGAGACCAAGTCTGGTGTCGTCAAGGGTAAGACCTTGTTGGAAGCCATTGACTCCATTGAGCCACCTGCCAGACCAACCGACAAGCCATTGAGATTGCCATTGCAAGATGTTTACAAGATCGGTGGTATCGGAACTGTGCCAGTCGGTAGAGTTGAAACCGGTGTTATCAAGCCAGGTATGGTTGTTACTTTTGCCCCAGCCGGTGTCACCACTGAAGTCAAGTCCGTTGAAATGCACCACGAACAATTGGAAGCTGGTTTGCCAGGTGACAACGTTGGTTTCAACGTCAAGAACGTTTCCGTTAAGGAAATTAGAAGAGGTAACGTCTGTGGTGACTCCAAGAACGATCCACCAAAGGCTtctgaatctttcaacgCCACCGTTATCGTCTTGAACCATCCAGGTCAAATCTCTGCTGGTTACTCTCCAGTCTTGGATTGTCACACTGCTCACATTGCTTGTAGATTCGACGaattgttggaaaagaaCGACAGAAGATCCGGTAAGAAGTTGGAAGACTCTCCAAAGTTCCTAAAGTCCGGTGATGCTGCTttggtcaaattcatccCATCCAAGCCAATGTGTGTTGAAGCTTTCACTGACTACCCACCATTGGGTAGATTTGCCGTCAGAGATATGAGACAAACCGTCGCTGTCGGTGTCATCAAGTCTGTCGTCAAGACTGACAAGGCTGGTAAGGTTACCAAGGCTGCTGTTAAGGCTGCTAAGAAATAA
- the TPS1 gene encoding alpha,alpha-trehalose-phosphate synthase (UDP-forming) TPS1 (similar to Saccharomyces cerevisiae TPS1 (YBR126C); ancestral locus Anc_3.386), with amino-acid sequence MSDQLAKKDLPTVNTESNSDKPAPGNIIVVSNRLPVTINKNQETGKYEYKMSSGGLVTALQGLKKTSTFQWYGWPGLEIPDDEKDVVRKDLLEKFNAIPIFLSDEIADLHYNGFSNSILWPLFHYHPGEINFDENAWLAYNEANLTFAEEIIKNINDNDVVWVHDYHLMLLPEMIRERIAETKLRNIKLGWFLHTPFPSSEIYRILPVRQEILKGVLSCNLIGFHTYDYARHFLSAVQRVLNVNTLPNGVEYQGRFVNVGAFPIGIDVETFQDGLKKAEVKDRIKQLKETFKGCKIIVGVDRLDYIKGVPQKLHALEVFLNEHPEWIGKVVLVQVAVPSRGDVEEYQYLRSVVNELVGRINGQFGTVEFVPIHFMHKSIPFEELISLYAASDVCLVSSTRDGMNLVSYEYIACQEEKKGSLILSEFTGAAQSLNGALIVNPWNTDELSDAINEALTLPEEKRDANWEKLYKYISKYTSAFWGENFVHELFSTSDNSE; translated from the coding sequence ATGAGTGATCAATTGGCAAAGAAGGATCTACCTACGGTTAACACCGAGTCAAACAGTGATAAACCAGCTCCAGGTAATATCATTGTGGTATCAAACAGACTTCCTGTTACTATCAACAAGAACCAGGAGACAGGGAAGTATGAGTATAAGATGTCTTCAGGTGGCCTTGTGACCGCTTTACAAGGTTTGAAAAAGACTTCAACCTTTCAATGGTACGGTTGGCCTGGTTTAGAGATCCctgatgatgagaaagatgTGGTCAGAAAGGATCTACTGGAGAAGTTCAATGCTATACCTATTTTCTtaagtgatgaaattgcCGATTTGCATTATAATGGATTTAGTAACTCGATTCTGTGGCCATTGTTCCACTACCACCCTGGTGAGatcaattttgatgaaaatgcaTGGTTGGCATACAATGAGGCCAATTTGACTTTcgcagaagaaattatcaAGAACATCAACGATAACGATGTTGTGTGGGTTCATGATTACCACTTGATGTTGTTACCAGAGATGATTAGAGAAAGGATCGCAGAGACAAAATTACGAAACATCAAATTGGGGTGGTTCTTACATACACCTTTCCCTTCGAGTGAAATTTACAGAATATTGCCCGTTAGACAGGAAATATTGAAAGGTGTTTTGAGTTGTAATTTGATCGGGTTCCATACTTACGATTACGCTAGACATTTCCTCTCAGCGGTTCAGAGAGTGCTGAATGTTAACACCTTACCGAACGGTGTCGAATATCAAGGAAGATTTGTAAACGTTGGCGCTTTCCCAATCGGTATTGATGTTGAGACTTTCCAGgatggtttgaagaaagcagaGGTCAAAGATAGAATTAAACAGCTCAAGGAGACTTTCAAAGGTTGTAAGATCATTGTTGGCGTTGATAGACTAGATTACATCAAAGGTGTTCCTCAAAAACTACATGCTTTAGAAGTGTTCTTAAATGAACATCCAGAATGGATCGGCAAAGTCGTGTTAGTGCAAGTTGCTGTGCCAAGTCGTGGTGACGTCGAAGAATACCAGTATCTGAGATCAGTTGTTAACGAGCTGGTCGGCAGAATCAATGGACAATTCGGTACCGTCGAATTTGTCCCCATTCATTTCATGCATAAGAGTATCccatttgaagagttgatcTCCCTATACGCAGCCAGTGACGTTTGTCTGGTATCTTCCACCAGAGACGGTATGAACTTGGTCTCCTACGAATACATCGCTTGtcaggaagaaaagaaagGTTCGTTGATCCTAAGTGAATTCACCGGTGCCGCACAATCCTTAAACGGTGCTCTCATTGTTAATCCTTGGAACACTGACGAACTCTCAGACGCCATCAACGAGGCCCTAACTTTGCCcgaagagaagagagatgCCAATTGGGAAAAACTCTACAAATACATCAGCAAATACACTTCCGCCTTCTGGGGTGAAAACTTTGTCCACGAGCTGTTCAGTACTTCTGACAACTCCGAATAG
- the MRL1 gene encoding Mrl1p (similar to Saccharomyces cerevisiae MRL1 (YPR079W); ancestral locus Anc_3.377) — protein sequence MNKRQSLALITILLSLCTTVVCLRRYSDDLSVLENDEDDLFCAVMNPATGTYIDLSQLSSTPNKLKDGGKSRSSDPSKTRWLVSGWGYNTNFTIGVCSSPVTKDEETHLTNTTGAFYQDPKTHQLISIGDFATTPTLLRSKKLTLKYQNGDKCPNGVDRKSTLLNFVCDKELSSKAQITYIGSLHDCSYFFEVRSLYACPTSNKSNEVNLLGIFVGIFAVFFLVEYGGRRWLYGKVRTHFNPVNSQRPRWEFTDQEPAWRRFLKKIAQPGKRSGPISLNGTRGSREDFLRDMERQNDIIDSLEVRSTATTNGSDN from the coding sequence ATGAACAAAAGACAGTCGCTAGCGCTCATTACCATCCTACTATCGCTGTGTACCACTGTTGTATGTTTACGACGTTACAGTGATGATCTGAGTGTTTTAgagaacgatgaagatgatttattCTGTGCAGTGATGAATCCCGCAACCGGCACCTACATTGATCTTTCACAACTGTCATCCACACCAAACAAACTAAAAGATGGAGGAAAAAGCCGTAGTAGCGACCCTTCAAAGACCCGTTGGTTGGTCTCTGGATGGGGATACAATACAAACTTCACAATAGGAGTATGTTCCAGCCCCGTGACAAAGGACGAAGAGACACATTTAACCAACACTACAGGTGCATTCTACCAAGATCCAAAGACCCATCAATTGATATCCATAGGAGATTTTGCTACGACGCCCACACTACTACGGTCCAAGAAACTGACTTTGAAGTACCAAAATGGCGACAAGTGTCCCAACGGAGTCGATCGCAAATCTACtctattgaattttgtaTGCGATAAGGAACTCTCCAGCAAAGCACAGATCACATATATCGGTAGTTTACACGACTGTTCgtatttctttgaagtccGGAGTTTGTACGCGTGTCCGACTTCCAACAAGAGCAACGAAGTGAATCTACTAGGGATCTTTGTCGGGATATTTGCAGTTTTCTTCCTGGTAGAATACGGTGGGAGAAGATGGCTATATGGGAAAGTCAGAACCCATTTCAACCCTGTAAACTCCCAGCGACCACGCTGGGAGTTTACAGATCAAGAACCGGCATGGAGGAGGtttctcaagaagatcGCTCAACCGGGCAAGAGATCCGGCCCCATATCATTGAATGGTACCAGAGGTAGTCGAGAAGACTTCTTAAGGGATATGGAACGTCAAAACGATATCATAGACAGTCTTGAAGTACGCAGTACCGCCACAACCAACGGTAGCGACAACTAG